CCAGGCGGatggccgcggcctcctcctcctcctggcgacgcctcgccgcctccgcggcggctgGGACAGCAGGCTGCCTGCCGGGCGGCAGGAGGGACGCAAGCAGGGTCGTCGGGTCGATGCAGTACGCGGCGCCGTTGTCCGCTGCGGCGGGGAACGGTGGCGGAATGCCGCCGGTGAacgtggcagcggcggcgggttccATGGGCAGCCAGCTGAAGGGGATGAGGCCCATGCCTTCGTCGGaggggagcaggagcaggcgtGCTTGCACTCGACGGTGTGGGCGGTGTGAGCGTCCACGCTTGGCGTCCTACTGGCTGCTGGCCGGCGTTTTGTAGGGAGCGGGCGAGTCAAGGGTGTGACGTCGCCACACAGGTGGAGGCGCACCTAATGGCGGTGCTGAGGTGTTTCATGGGATACCCGTCGGCTGTTATCCCACGTTGCGTGACAATTGGCTAGCACAGCTAATGCCCCTCCAACTGCATCCTCATCATCTCTTTAATTTTTTATTGTCACACTAGGTGGGGTGGGGACCATTATTGGTCGTCAAGATGAAGAATGGTAATTCCTCGTGGCACGTCGCGTGGTACCCACTGATGCTGAAACGGAGCTTGGGATACCCCTCGTCCCCCACCGCTCTTACAACTGGtcggggaggggaagggagagggggTTACCCAATGATGACGCAAAAGTTGAGCACGAAATAGTCCTTGTCGTAAGACAACTGGCTAAAGTGGTTAGGTCACTCTGGCTACAGCTCTCTGGttcttatatatatttttattttaatttgatGCTAACAATGTTGTCACGGATTTTTgttgaaaaaaagagaaagaagtgTTTTGAACGAAACATGCATGGTTACAGAAATCTATCGGTCAATAACATGTTGGGGCGGGAGGGTGATGATGAGCTTGACAGCGGCGACGGGGTCTATAGGTATCCAGTTGATGGGGATGAGACGGACAAGCGGGAGAGGGGTGTGATTGCACCCGACGTTAGCTTCCACGCTCGGCAGTCTACTGGATGGCTTGTGCTCTAATAGGAAGCGGGTGAGTCAGGGGTGTGAAGTTGTGCACACAAGTCGAGGTGGACCTAGTTGTGGTGAACCGTGACACTGTgacctggtttggttcactgacttaaatttaagcacccgtcacatcgaatatttagatactaattaggagtattaaatgtagactatttacaaaaccgattatataagtggaggctaaacggcgagacgaatctattaagcctaattagtccatgatttgacaatgtgttgctacagtaaccattcactaatgatggattaattaggcttaatagattcgtctcgcgatttagcttaggggttctgcaattaattttgtaattagcttatgtttagtcctcctaattagtatccgaatattcgatgtgacagggctaaagtttagcctctcCTCCTAAACACCCCCTACTCATGCtcgggggggagggaggggggcgcTACGATTGGTGCAGAGATGGAACACAGGTACTTATCATCATATGTCACATACCAATTATGATCGGAGACATTCTCAGTATacatttcatgatttttttttcgatTTTAATTTGGGGAGCTTGGTTATTTAGGATTTTTGTGAATAAAGAGAGATAAATATTTTAACTGAACCATGAATAGTTGTAGTCTTGAAATTGGCCGGTCAATGACATGCTCAACCTCGGGCCCATCAATGGCATGCCCAACCTCTCTTTCGCATAGAGCAGATGACATATGAGTCAGGGGAGAGGTGCCGTTAAACGGGTCAGGATAACTGCTTGTCTGGGTAGCAGTGCATTGAAGTGGAATGGTGGGTAGCAGTGCATTGAAGTGGAATGGGAAGGGAAATTAGTTTATTTTAGATTCAATCCTCTTCGTTCCACTCTAATACTCTTCTATTAAATAAGCTCTAGTAGTGTAGGTTGGAGTGACATCAGTTAACAACTTGTTGGCACGAGCTACTCCCTgtaccaaattataagtcattttagtttttataatcTATAACTTTTggtatgtatctagatataatgtatatTTAAGATGCATAACAAAATTATGAATATAAAAAGTTAAAAACGACTTGTGAACGCTACTGAGGATTTTAGCGCAAGAGGAAGAGAAGTATTTATTTCTAGTGCTTGAATGACGCATGCATAGGTTTAGAAGGCGAGCCGGATATGGTTGTTGCATGTCGTGCCACTGATGACTAGCTGGCACAATTGGCGCCCCTGcgatttttaatttttaattttcgaTGGCTCGCTGGTAATGGTACGTCTGTTGAGGATTTTTGGcacaaaagaaagagaaatatGTATGCTAGAGATTTGGGAGCCTTAAAAACATTGACGCAATAGCATACGACAATTAATTGCCTTAGGAGCCCCAAAACATCAGCAAAGCACTATCGTCCAAGGTGAGAGCCTGAACCATATAAGAAATGTTTTAAGAGTTGTGGTAAGATGAATTCGTAATTGTACATCACATGTTGAAGCAGTGCTCATCTATCATACATATGTTCCTACCAACTTTACAGTGCTCATCTTCACATCCTTAACTCcttaatgatattttttttaaaaaaaactcctTCAGGATATTCAATACGTAGAAACAAAACCTACTGGGTACGACCATAATTCCATAAAAACCCAACGATTTCTACGATGAAATGATGATAAACAAGTGCAATAAGAAACCTAAAAGGTTTTTTTCGGTGATCTCGTCTCTACTTTGAAGTGCAATTGTATTTTTACCCCTGTTTTCTAAAAAGTGATTTTATCCTCAcctattcacaagtcaatgcgATTTTACCCTTGGTCTTTGCGTATTTGCCCCTGTTTTGACCATTGACTAGGGACAAAATCGCATTGACTTGTGAATCgttgagggcaaaatcacaaagttgagaAAATAAGGGTAAAACAACAATTACACTTCAAAGCAGGGGTATGAACACAAATACCCCAACTTTAAAAGTGAAACTGAATTTCAGAATATGGGATGAGAATGATATTACATATAAAAGGAATTTCGACGACGGCTGGGATTGAATTTGCCCGAGATCAGACCGACCTGGTTACTGGATTACATGGCCCAATCATGGTTGACAAACTTCACCATTTTTTTTGGTCTTTGGAGATTATAGGCAGTTACCCCAGAGTGTGAGGCATAAATTCTGTGTTGCACAGTAATGGAAGGCATGGCCAGGGGCTTTAGGCAGAGTCAAGGTTGACTGGTTGAGGTACAACTGGCAAGGCTCCAAGCAGCTACCGGGGCACAGAAATTGACGGGTAGTAACAAAACCATTGCGGTAACTCCAACATTGCAGAAGCTGCAAGCAGTAATAGAGAGATCTATTCAGGGATGCGAGCTGGAAGAGGACTCTTCTCCACTCTGACAGACCTGTTTTCCTGCAAGCGCTGGCCATCCTGCATGGAATCATGCAGCAGTCCAGCATAACACCTGGGTTCTCAGCCTCTCAGGGTCGGTCCAGCTGAAACTACACGTCGTTTGCAGTGTGCGCAGTGCTCTGCTCGATGCGGACTCGATCATCTGCGTCGTCGCCGCACATATCCATCACCTGGGAGGCTGGGACCAAACTGCCCTGTCCAGAATCACCCAGCCAGTTCCATTCCAACCGATGTGCTGATGACCTGTGTGGCTGTGTCTCAAGCAGTCAACTTGGATCCACGcttatttaaaaaaaacttggaTCCACGCCTTCCAGACTGTCAGCCGGCAACTCAGTTGATAGGCTAGGTCTCCAGTATCTGAATTTCTCAACAGAACCAACAGAAGATGCACAAAACTAGTGGCCAGTGCGGCCAGAATGGCCCATACGGCCATACCAGACTCACCACAAAATGGCAAAATGCTGCCCAGAATTTCCCGTTCTAACAATGCTTGGTGTCAGACTTCTCTTTGATCCAAGCATTTGGGCCAATCCTGGAGTTGGCAGAGTAGTTATGTAGTGTTTGTGCAAACTACCTCATAGGGGTCATGTTTCATGTGATGTTAAAGGCAGAATCTATAAGCACTGCATGGAGTATGATAAGCATGAGCACGACCATGTGGGACTCAGTGCATGAGGAAGGAAGTGTGATGACAGAACAATCCAAACAAAGGTAATCCCGTACGCTGGTGGACTTGCTGATGTATTGCTGGCGCAAATAAACAAACAGTTATCACCATCGCCAAGCATTGATACTAACTGGGATATTCTTGTATTCTTACAAGCTAAACACAAAGGAACTACTCGATCTCATCGCAATCTGCATGATATAATATGGACATATATTAGCTAGAACTGTTCAATATTCAAAATAGGAATAAAATTTAAATGGTACAAAGTACACGAGAAAAATATACCACTAAACCAACTAGACATGGCTTAATGTGAGAATGGATTAAATATATCAGTTTTGCTAGCATAAATACAGAACTGCGACAGTATTGGTAAAATTCAGCAACTGACATGAATTGCACCAAGCTTCAAGCTCTGGGTTAGCTTGACAGGGAGCCAATTGCCTATCCTCATTTGACGAAATGGTACTACTGTCAGACAACTCTAACTTTTGAGAGAGGTGAGGGAAAGGCCTGTGAAGCTCTTGCACAGAATTAGACATACGAAACTATATGAACATCTATGTTCTGTGGCGTGGCAATGCTGCCTTCAATAAATCTGTCAGCTGAAAGAGGTGCTCTTGACGGATATTTCATAAATTGATTTAGAAAGATTTAGATTGAACTAGATACTGTTTCAGAACAAGCACGCTTTTCCCTAAGCCCGAGATCCCCAAAACTAAAACAAGGCCAGTATTAATCCATTCATATAGTGCAATGAAATACGAAAAGCAACAGATTACATGATTAAATATTGCGTTTAAGATAGAAATGTCTGAGTGGTGGAAGTCAGATCACTTTAGTTTGGAACATAAAGTTGTGCTCCATATTTTCAGCTCAATCACCGAAATTGTAGGAACTAGGCTGCAAAGTGCAGCACATATCAATTGCCCAAGTGATTGGCGACTTGCTTATAATTTCCAATGAACTTGCAACAAGGGACCATTTCCAAGGTTTCTTTATATCGCAGGAACTCTTAATCTTGAATTATCTAACTGCATGGTCCAAGCATAAATCTGCGTTCTAGATTTTCCTTTTAGTTGTACACGCTTTATCTGCTTTTGCTTCCCAAATGATACAAAAGGACACAATGCAATGCCAAGATATATAGTTTGAAGTTTCACGTATTTAATATGACTAACTCTGGCAAAATTGCAGCTCTATATCTCTCTAGACTATAGTTGATAGGCAATAGAATTACAATTAAGACTAATAAAGCCTATCAACAAAACATTATACACCAACTAAGCTATCCTAGCTCAAGCTTACTTGATATTTCTTTTTGGCAAGTTGTTGGAAGCAAAGAAAAGCTCCATGACTCCACGAGTCACTGCTTCAGGAGACTGAAAGGAAGGAACATAACTATTAGACAAACAACAGGACTTTATCAACTAACcagagaaaagagaagaagcGAGAAATTACCTTCAATGGGCATCATATGTGAGAATCTGAAGTCCCATTACATGAATATAATTTTTGCGATTGCCATGTAACAAGTTAAGTATCTGCACGGAACTGCTATATATAACTCATAAAATGCGTTCTGCTGATCCAAGCAGTGGTGCTGCTGCTCATGTAGTTGTATCCAGGTTGCCCTGCTACTTGCCAGTGACTGGCGTGTACCATATAGATAACAGCACAAGATTATATGTAAAATAGCTAGCTAGCCTTCTGTCTACAAGCTCTTCACCCATAACCTTCATCTCCACATGTACAACATCCATCCTTAAAATGGTGGAGTTGCTTACTGTCCCTAACAATTATATCTCTTCGTACAATGTTAGAAATCATCTTCAATATCCTGTGACAACTCTGGCATGTGTACTGGTTTTTGGTAACAGAAACTGGGGTGCCAGGTGCAGTATTGATCAAACCAAAAGCAACAGCAAGTCTTTCGCTGTGACCACAAAAGATGTCATCCTTGGATACTTCTTTATCTTCTGGAGAATGAGATTCAACAGGAGCACAACCAGATGCTTTCATCCGCTCATATATTCCTTCAAGAACAGTATTTATTTCTCTGATCTGTGGATGTGATTCATCACCCGTAAGAAATGCATGGACCACTCCTTTAACCTCAACCCAGCTACATCCAGAATCATCATCCAATCCCTTATCCCGCATGGTTTTTCTTACCCTAGACAATTTATCCCATCTACCAGCATCAGCATATATATCACACAAAAGAACATGATATCCAGCATCATTAGGCTCCAATTCAAGAACATATTTTGCAGCAAGCTCCCCAAGTTCAACATGCCGGTGTATCCGGCATCCATTTAGCAAGGCTCCCCAAACAGCAGCATCTGGTGTGATAGGCATTTCATTTATAAAGTTGTAAGCTTCTGTAAGTTGCCCAGCACGACTTAGTAGATCCACCATGCATGCATAGTGCTTGAGATTTGGAACAACAGAGTATATCTCAGTCATGCTGTGAAAAAGCTCCCAACCTTCATTGACCATTCCACCCCTACTACAAGCACATAACAGAGTAACAAACGTAACTTCATCTGGACACTCTCCAGTTTTCACCATTTGATTGAAGAACGATAAAGCAGTATCCCCATGCCCATGAGCTACAAAACCAGCAAGCATGATATTCCAGGACACAACATCCTTTGCACCATGCACACAGAACTGTGCCCAAGCATAGCCTGTCTGGCCACATTTTACATACAAGTCGATAAGTGCATTGGGTAAATAACCTTCAGATCCAATACCACACCTTAAAACATGTGCATGGATCTCCTTACCACTCCTCAAAGCCCCAGTAGCAGCACAAGCAGCAAGAGCAGCTATAAAAGTGACAGAATTGGGCTTTAAATCTGCCAGCATATGCCTGAAATAGTAAAGAGCCTCAAAGTTCCTATGGTTGAAGCAAAATCCTGCAATCATTGAACTCCATGATACTACATCCTTCTCAGGCATGCACTTAAAAACTTCAATAGCCTTATCAATGTGCTTGGACTTTGCATACATTTCAAGGAGTGCATTTGCAACTACGATGTAGCTCATGAATCCCTTGCTCTCAGCAAGCTCATGCAACTTGACACCAACATCCAAACGCCCCAAGCAAGCACAAGCAGCAAGGGCACTTGCAATAGTAATATCATCAGGACTTACATTATTCACTTCCATCAGTGCATACACTTCAAGAGCTTTATCTGGGAAGCCGTTTTTCTCGTACCCAGATATCATAGCTGTCCATGACATGGCATCTCTAGTGTCCATTCTTGAGAACACTGTTCTTGCTTGCCCCATCATCCCAAGACTAGCATACATTTGAATCAAAGAGTTACAAAATGCAACATCAGTGGCAAAACCCCTCTTCACTGCAAGCCCATGCATTTCCATTGCAAAACTTACGTCAGTTAACAAACCTGATGCAACAGTCACACTGGTTATCGTCATAAGGTTAGgctgcacctcctcctccagcatggTAAGAAACAATTCCAACCCTGTGTTGCACTCACCATTCTCAAAATGCCCAGCAATCATCGCATTCCATGAGATACAGTCCATCACGGTCATACTGTCAAACACCTTACGTGCACCCACGGCATCCCCACATTTGGCATACATGGTCATGAGTGCATTGAGGACGTCAACCTCACCCCCAAAACCAAACCGGAGAACATGTGCATGCACCTCCCTCCCCATCCTCCAGTCTGGGACGCCGCCGCAACTCCGCAGCACGCAGGGGAACGTGTAGACGTCCGGCCTCACACCTGCCCACATCATCCTGTGGTACAGGTCCAGCGCCTCCTCCAGCAACCCGGCCTTCCCGTACCCGCCCACCATGACGTTCCAGGAGAAGACGTCCCGCTCGGGCATTTTGGCGAACACCCTCCACGCGTGCCACGTCTCCCCGAACCTGATGAGCATGCTGAGCATGGCGTTCCCGGGGCGAAGCCCGAACCACGCGTGCCGGTCGTCCGCGTGCGCGCACGCGCGCAGCCCGGGTTCCACCGCGCGGCGCCACTCGCAGAGGCGGAACAGCGCGACGTAGGCGTCCTCGTCGGGCGGCTCCGCGGAGGACTCGAGGAGCCAGAGCGCCTGCGCGAGCTGGCCATGGG
This sequence is a window from Setaria italica strain Yugu1 chromosome III, Setaria_italica_v2.0, whole genome shotgun sequence. Protein-coding genes within it:
- the LOC101777675 gene encoding pentatricopeptide repeat-containing protein At1g15510, chloroplastic, whose translation is MPPPPTKPALNPPLLPLASLPSPRALPPTRLHRFSPEKRPRRLSSAAVSAAAPTSSSADPSAELRALCSHGQLAQALWLLESSAEPPDEDAYVALFRLCEWRRAVEPGLRACAHADDRHAWFGLRPGNAMLSMLIRFGETWHAWRVFAKMPERDVFSWNVMVGGYGKAGLLEEALDLYHRMMWAGVRPDVYTFPCVLRSCGGVPDWRMGREVHAHVLRFGFGGEVDVLNALMTMYAKCGDAVGARKVFDSMTVMDCISWNAMIAGHFENGECNTGLELFLTMLEEEVQPNLMTITSVTVASGLLTDVSFAMEMHGLAVKRGFATDVAFCNSLIQMYASLGMMGQARTVFSRMDTRDAMSWTAMISGYEKNGFPDKALEVYALMEVNNVSPDDITIASALAACACLGRLDVGVKLHELAESKGFMSYIVVANALLEMYAKSKHIDKAIEVFKCMPEKDVVSWSSMIAGFCFNHRNFEALYYFRHMLADLKPNSVTFIAALAACAATGALRSGKEIHAHVLRCGIGSEGYLPNALIDLYVKCGQTGYAWAQFCVHGAKDVVSWNIMLAGFVAHGHGDTALSFFNQMVKTGECPDEVTFVTLLCACSRGGMVNEGWELFHSMTEIYSVVPNLKHYACMVDLLSRAGQLTEAYNFINEMPITPDAAVWGALLNGCRIHRHVELGELAAKYVLELEPNDAGYHVLLCDIYADAGRWDKLSRVRKTMRDKGLDDDSGCSWVEVKGVVHAFLTGDESHPQIREINTVLEGIYERMKASGCAPVESHSPEDKEVSKDDIFCGHSERLAVAFGLINTAPGTPVSVTKNQYTCQSCHRILKMISNIVRRDIIVRDSKQLHHFKDGCCTCGDEGYG